The DNA region AGTTTGGCATCTACTACATAACCTTTACAAGAATATACTATCACCTATATCATCAAATATTATGATATTAATCCACCTATAATAGTACCCACTAATATataatcaggaaaaaaaaaaccattaatagACATTGtatttcaatcaaattcaatACCTTTATTGGTGACAATCATTAAAACCAAGTTGATGTTGTTTTGATCTTGATCGATAGAGAAGAAGACCcatcaataaaatataaaactatacAACCTTTTATCATATGTATCAATTTAATGAGAAAGATTCTTTAGCCACATGTTAATGGCAAACAGTTGTGTTTCATTTTCCCATGTTCGCCGTTCGGACAATAGTGTAGCGCATAACTTAGCTAAACATGCTAGATATGTTAAAGGTTTCTTGGTGTGGACAGAGGATGTTCCTCCACACTTGACTTCTATATTTCTCGCCGACCATTgctaatttttcttaataaagtttgatgtcttctttctcaaaaaaaaaagtttagtgcTAAACTTTAATGATGTGGACATGAAATGTAAAGGGTTCcaatctttctttttatatatataaaactccATGAAAATCATGACTACTCACCTAAAGCTAAGTACTAAATTGTAATTGTAGGCACATGTGTGTGTTTGACTCTTTCTTGGTTACACAAATTTTGATTCCTTAACTTCTCCGTAAATCCATGTGTATGTGTTAGTATTGTAATGGGAATGATACTCTTACCAACCTGTCTAATCCAtgcaataattataaaaaattgacacatgGAATAACATCATAATATCATTGGCTCCCCCATTTTTAAACTACTTTTTAGTTTGGATTCACATAACAAATCTCATCCTTTGTTTTTTTacatgtatatcaaaataacaGCTTTTTGTAGCACTTTGGAGTTAGAACTCTCACAACAGTAAAATTCCTATATACATATCATATATAGTTATTATATACAACCTAAACAAATCTCCCTCTTGTCATCATTCATGTAAACGATTTCATCCTTTCATTGccaataaaattatgttttaatctGCATGCGATAACATTTTGTTATTGTCGTTATTACCATCTCTGTGCAGTTTATAATTGATATGTGATCCAACACATGCTTTTGTTGGGTTGTTATGGGTTTCTTTGATTCTTTGCTGGGGAAACATGCCAGAAAATTCCTCAAAAGAAAAGACAGTGATGCCGGAGAAGCAGGTTTCTATTGAATGAATCCTTGGACTGCATTGTCATTCtctcttatatgtttttatgctCTTTTTTTGCGTCGTATACATCTTTGTTCTGCTTTCTAATTAGTTTCAAAATCTGTTTATGcctgcaagttttttttttttttcctttcttgtggtTGTTAAGTTGATCTTTTAGGtgctatcttttattttcatttagaaTGATTCATTAGCCATCATCCATGGTTCTATTTATGGGATTGTTCACATTGATCTGTTTTTTGTGCTGTATTTGATAATATCACTCCTTGATCATCattgtgagtgtgtgtgtgtgtgtgttatttaataaattcaaaCAAATGGGTTGGTTCAATTGAATGTCTacaaattttccttttatttcatatttcatCAAACAACTTCAATCAAAGTGATACTATTTCTGAATTAATCTGGTTGTGGCTTGAAGCTCTTTAATAATTTGTGTAATTTCCTTCATAACATGTCTGGACTAAGTCTTAGGCAACAAGATTTTTCTCTGAAACCACAGTTTTAAATCAATTATGCAATTTCACtgatgaattttcttttctgtgTTGTGTCTTTAATGGTTCAGCTTTACTAACAAAATCCTCCCACCTGGTTTTATCCTGTTTATTATCCAACAAAGAGTTGCCCATACTGTGGATCCTTACTATGTGTTTTAAAAGAATGTTTTACAAAAAACAAGATACATTGTTCATTACTTGATTTATTGATCTtgaatttttcatatttgaaatcATCAGGTCGAGCTTTGGAAGAACTCAAAAGTTCTCTCTTCAATGAGCTACGAACCTCTGAAGGTGCTAAGCGCCAACAGCAACGATTTTGTGGACCTGTTGTGGCATTGACATTTAATTTCATGGTTGCTGTAGGCATTATTATGGCAAACAAATTAGTATGTGCCTTTTCTATCTCTTCTTTTATGTGGTACTTTCACTATTTTGTATGCTTTTGGGGGTTTAGCTAGGTGcatacatgtttttgtttggaatGAGCTAATAGCCCCAACTgcttggttttattttttttggaaattctGCCAATCaagttcacacacacacacacacacacacacacacacatatatatatatatatatattgttttattttgttttttggtaagTCAATTAGTTGTATTGCCTACAGGTGATGGGAAAAGTTGGATTTAACTTCCCAATTCTTCTCACATTAATCCACTACACTACAGCATGGCTTCTACTTGCTATTTTCAGGGCACTCTCAATACTTCCAATCTCCCCTCCATCTAAAACTActcccttttcttctctcttctcattGGGAGCTGTCATGGCTTTTGCCTCTGGCCTTGCCAATACCAGCCTAAAGCATAACAGGTTCTAATCCAAActcctttttctttataattccAATAAGAGCAAAACTTGGATTTAATTCCTTAGTTGTTATACCTTAGGTtccctaattaaattcaaccacatGGTTGCATTGAACAATGAGCTACATGGCTGAATTTTTTGTCCTTACAAAGAGAGAGCATATTTTATATTGCATTGCTCAATACAACCATGTGGTTGAATTTATTGGGGAATCTAATGTATAGCAACTAAAGAATTGTGCTTCAAGTTTTATACTTTCAATTAATCCTTGTCTTGTATCCTCACTATTCAGCTCATGTGCAGTGTAGGTTTCTACCAAATGTCTAAAATTGCAGTCACACCTACCATTGTTATTGCAGAGTTCATCCTCTTCAGGAAAACCATTTCCTCCCAAAAGGTGAGCTCAAACTTATCCTCCTTCTTTCTTATACTTTCATACTTCTTGGGTTTAAACTTATGAACTTTTGCTAggaaaatatattgtttttatcTCTGAATTATTGAAAATGTTACCCTTTCTATTCTTAAacattaaaaagtttttttgttcttatacTTCAAAAAATCTTTGGCATGTGACCGATAGTTTCATATCACATGTTCAGCATCCTTCTTTTTTAACTGTAACAGTCTAGTTCAAACATGTCAAATTCTCTAATGCCAAAATTAGTGCCACTTAGTTAGACACATAGAATAAAGTTAATAAGAGTAATTTAAAGATGAAATAAGAACTTTTTAACattgaataacaaaaaaataaaaacttcaagCAAACTTTAAGGAtagaaacaatattttttttcccctttcataTGCAAGTTTTCAGAAAGTCCAATGTTTGTGCAGGTTTTGGCTCTGGCTGTTGTCTCTGCAGGTGTGGCAATAGCTACTGTAAcagatttggagttcaatttaTTTGGTGCTTTAGTTGCAATTGCATGGATAATTCCAAGTGCCATAAATAAAATCTTGTGGTCCAGATTACAGCAGCAAGGCAATTGGACTGCTTTGGCGTAAGTAATTCAATCTGGTCCTTACATAAAACGATTTAGCCATTAGTCCTTAATATATGCAAGCAACAATTTTCATGAATGTAGGTTGATGTGGAAGACTACCCCAGTTACAATTTTCTTCTTACTTGCTCTGATGCCATGGTTGGATCCACCAGGAATTCTATCATTTAAGTGGGATCTCAGCAACTCTACTGCTATTCTTATATCAGCTGCCCTTGGTTTTTTACTACAATGGTCTGGAGCTTTGGCACTTGGGTGAGACCCTATACTCATTCTGCTTTTCCTCTCATCATAAATCAACTTCCTTGGCGTTCACATTTATCTTCTTTTCAAATTAGTAGTCATGAAAAAGAAAggtgaaattaaataaaaagctCAAAGTTTATACGAAATTACAGATAAGGTtctaagttttaattttgtcaattaaaattccaaatttatgaaatcattttaatttGGAGCCTCTACTCATCTCCATCATTCATTTCCGTTATGTTTAACAGTAatgaaatagggggaaaaagtGTAAGAAATCATTAATTAAACCCTATGTTTCATCTATAGCTTGttcataaatcaatttaacaaCCACAGAGAAATCTTcgtttagagagaaaaaaatttacttacaGAGTGAAGAAAGCAATGGCCAGAAAATAGAAACTGGTTATctaaatgaaatacaaagtatTGTAAACAGTTTCCCTTTTGTGTTATACTAAAGAGAAGGAGCATTTCTTTCATAGTGAAAGAGCTGGCCCTTGTCATGGTGAGACTTGGGATTTTAATGGAGATGGACATGGTCTTCAAATTGAAACGGTTCCATAAGTTTGGGATTTTAATTGACAATATTAAAACTTGTGACCTAATAAAAAACAAGGTATAAAGATTGCATAAGACAGACATTTGCAATAATAATGGTAAGTTAAGAACTTTTCCTCTTATTTCCTGATTTGTGTTCTATGTATGCAGAGCAACATCGGCGACTTCTCATGTTGTTCTAGGACAATTTAAGACCTGTGTGATACTACTTGGAggctattttattttcaattcagATCCAGGTTTTGTAAGCATCTGTG from Castanea sativa cultivar Marrone di Chiusa Pesio chromosome 6, ASM4071231v1 includes:
- the LOC142640662 gene encoding nucleotide-sugar uncharacterized transporter 2, whose protein sequence is MGFFDSLLGKHARKFLKRKDSDAGEAGRALEELKSSLFNELRTSEGAKRQQQRFCGPVVALTFNFMVAVGIIMANKLVMGKVGFNFPILLTLIHYTTAWLLLAIFRALSILPISPPSKTTPFSSLFSLGAVMAFASGLANTSLKHNSVGFYQMSKIAVTPTIVIAEFILFRKTISSQKVLALAVVSAGVAIATVTDLEFNLFGALVAIAWIIPSAINKILWSRLQQQGNWTALALMWKTTPVTIFFLLALMPWLDPPGILSFKWDLSNSTAILISAALGFLLQWSGALALGATSATSHVVLGQFKTCVILLGGYFIFNSDPGFVSICGAITALIGMSVYTSLNLQESSESSSKQLPTPVKPKDKESTELDIKDSANVV